One region of Suncus etruscus isolate mSunEtr1 chromosome 5, mSunEtr1.pri.cur, whole genome shotgun sequence genomic DNA includes:
- the RXRA gene encoding retinoic acid receptor RXR-alpha, with translation MDTKHFLPLDFSTQVNSSSLNSPTGRGSMAAPSLHPSLGSAIGPSLGSPGQLHSPISTLSSPINGMGPPFSVISSPMGPHSMSVPTTPTLGFGTGSPQLSSPMNPVSSSSNEDIKPPLGLNGVLKVPAHPSGNMASFTKHICAICGDRSSGKHYGVYSCEGCKGFFKRTVRKDLTYTCRDNKDCLIDKRQRNRCQYCRYQKCLAMGMKREAVQEERQRGKDRNENEVESTSSANEDMPVEKILEAELAVEPKTETYVEANMGLNPNSPNDPVTNICQAADKQLFTLVEWAKRVPHFSELPLDDQVILLRAGWNELLIASFSHRSIAVKDGILLATGLHVHRNSAHSAGVGAIFDRVLTELVSKMRDMQMDKTELGCLRAIVLFNPDSKGLSNPAEVEALREKVYASLEAYCKHKYPEQPGRFAKLLLRLPALRSIGLKCLEHLFFFKLIGDTPIDTFLMEMLEAPHQMT, from the exons ACTTCTCCACCCAGGTCAACTCTTCCTCTCTCAACTCCCCAACAGGCCGGGGCTCCATGGCCGCACCCTCTCTGCATCCATCTCTGGGGTCTGCCATTGGCCCCTCGCTGGGTTCCCCTGGACAGCTGCACTCACCCATCAGCACACTGAGCTCCCCCATCAATGGCATGGGCCCGCCCTTCTCCGTCATCAGCTCCCCCATGGGCCCCCACTCCATGTCGGTGCCCACCACACCCACCCTGGGCTTCGGCACTGGCAGCCCTCAG CTCAGCTCACCCATGAACCCAGTCAGCAGCAGTAGCAATGAGGACATCAAGCCACCACTGGGCCTCAACGGGGTGCTCAAGGTCCCGGCCCACCCGTCGGGGAACATGGCCTCCTTCACCAAGCACATTTGTGCTATCTGCGGAGACCGCTCCTCAG GCAAGCACTATGGGGTGTATAGCTGTGAGGGCTGCAAAGGCTTCTTCAAGCGGACAGTTCGCAAGGACCTGACCTACACATGCCGGGACAATAAGGACTGCCTGATCGACAAGCGCCAGCGCAACCGGTGCCAGTACTGCCGCTACCAGAAGTGCCTGGCCATGGGCATGAAGCGGGAGG CGGTGCAGGAGGAACGGCAACGCGGGAAGGACCGGAATGAGAACGAGGTGGAGTCAACGAGCAGTGCTAATGAGGACATGCCTGTGGAGAAGATCCTGGAGGCCGAGTTGGCCGTGGAGCCCAAGACTGAGACGTACGTGGAGGCAAACATGGGGCTGAACCCCAACTCG CCCAATGACCCTGTCACCAACATCTGCCAAGCGGCGGACAAGCAGCTTTTCACACTGGTGGAGTGGGCCAAGCGTGTCCCCCACTTCTCCGAGCTGCCCCTGGACGACCAGGTCATCCTGCTAAGAGCAG GCTGGAACGAGCTGCTCATCGCTTCCTTCTCGCACCGCTCCATCGCTGTCAAAGACGGGATCCTGCTGGCCACCGGGCTGCACGTGCACCGCAACAGCGCCCACAGTGCAGGGGTGGGCGCCATCTTTGACAG GGTTCTTACTGAGCTAGTATCCAAGATGCGGGACATGCAGATGGACAAGACGGAGTTGGGCTGCCTGCGTGCCATCGTCCTCTTCAATCCCG ATTCCAAAGGACTGTCAAACCCCGCTGAGGTGGAGGCGCTGAGGGAGAAGGTGTATGCCTCTCTAGAGGCTTACTGCAAACACAAGTACCCAGAGCAGCCCGGGAG GTTCGCCAAGTTGCTGCTGCGTCTGCCGGCCCTGCGCTCCATTGGCCTCAAGTGCCTGGAGCACCTGTTCTTCTTCAAGCTCATCGGGGACACGCCCATAGACACCTTCCTCATGGAGATGCTGGAGGCGCCCCACCAGATGACCTAG